The Stigmatella ashevillena genomic sequence GCTCCGGCAACCAGACCCCATCCTCTTCTTCGAGCCCAAGCGCCTCTACCGCAGCCTCAAGCAGGAAGTGCCCGAGGGGGACTACACCCTCGAGCTCGGCCGGGCCCAGGTGATCCGCTCCGGGCAGGCGCTCACGGTCATCGCCTGGGGCGCCATGCTCCACGAGGCGATGACGGCGGCCGATCAGGCCCAGGCGTTGGGCATTGGCTGCGAGCTCATCGATCTGCGGACGCTCTGGCCGCTCGACATTGATTGCGTGCAGGAGAGCGTGCGCAAGACAGGCAGGGCGCTCATCGTGCACGAGGCGCCGAGGACGTGCGGCCTGGGCGCGGAGCTGGCGGCGCTGATCCAGGAGCGCTGCTTCCTGTCGCTGGAGGCCCCCGTGAGGCGCGTCACCGGCTGGGACACGCCCTTTCCCTATGCCTTGGAGAAGGACTACCTCCCCCGGGCCCCCCGGATCCTCCAAGGCATCCAGGAGACCGTGGCCTTCCAGGCCTGACACCCTGCCGATGGCCCGCCCCGTCCCCGGAGAACCCATGGCAACCTTCGAGCCCACCCCCCTCACGCAAGCCCCACTGCTCGCGGTGTACCGGGCCATGCTCCAGAGCCGGTTGATGGACGAGCGCCTGGTGTCCCTTCAGCGGCAGGGCCGGATCGGCTTCTACGGCACGGGCATGGGACAGGAGGCCACATGCATCGCCAGCGCCTTCGCGCTGCGCCCCACGGACTGGCTCTTTCCCGGCCTCCGGGAGAACGCGGCCATGCTGCTGCGCGGCTACCCCCTGGTGCCCTACCTCGCGCAGCTGTTCGGCAACTCGGGTGACGAGGCGAAGGGCCGACAGATGCCCGCCCACCAGTTCTCGCGCCGGGTGAACCAGGTGAGCTGGTCCTCCTGCATCGGCACGCAACTGCCCCAGGCCGTCGGGGCTGCCTGGGCGGCCCGCCGCAAGGGACACGACACGGTGGTGCTGGCCTGCCTGGGAGATGGGGCGACCTCCACGGGAGACTTCCACGCCGCGATGAACTTCGCCGGCGTGCTCCAGGCCCCCGCCGTCTTCCTCTGCCAGAACAACCACTGGTCCATCTCCCTGCACATCTCCCAGCAGACGAAAAGCGAGACGCTGGCCCTCAAGGCCTCCGCCTACGGGTTTCCAGGCGTCCGGGTGGATGGCAACGATGCGGAGGCGGTGTATGCCGCCACGTCCGCGGCGGTGGCGCGCGCCCGGGCCGGCGCGGGCCCCTCCTTCATCGAGGCGGTCACCTACCGGGTGGGCCCTCACTCCTCGTCGGACGATCCCACGCTCTACCAAGACGCCCAGGAGGTGGAGGCCTGGAGGGCGAAGGACCCGCTCGAACGTCTTCGCGCACGCCTCATCGAGCGAGCGGCGTGGGACACCGCCCGGGACGAGGCCCTGCGCGCGGAGCTGCTCTCGGAGCTCAACGCCGCCTTGCTCGAAGCGGAGGCGCTGCCCCCGGTTCCGCCGGAGTCGCTCTTCGATGATGTCTACGCGGAAGAGCCCTGGCACCTCGCCGAGCAGCGCCGGGAGTTCCTGCGCGCCCCGCGCGGCACAACGGACTGAGCTTTCAGGACACACCCTATGGACACCCCCCCCCCGCCGATGACGCTGACCCAGAAGATCCTCGCGCACCATGCGCGGGGGCTGTCACGGCCCTGGGTGCAGGCAGGCGACATCCTCCAGCTCCGGGTGGACTGGACGCTGGCCAGCGAGCTGTCCTGGAACGGCATGGAGCGGACCTACCAGCGGCTGGGGCGCCCCGGCGTCCATGATCCGGGGCGCTTCTTCCTGGCGGTGGACCACACGGTGGATGAGGTGGCGCTGCGCACGGATGCCAAGGCCCAGCACCTCACCCAGCAGGCCCGCGCGTTCGCCCAGGAGGCGGGGCTGCGGCACTTCCAGGACGCCAACGTCACCATCCTGCACACGAAGTTCTACCGGGAGCTGGTTCAGCCAGGCCAGGTGGTGCTGGGCGCCGATTCCCACACCTCCTCGCACGGAGGCCTGGGCGCGTTCGCCATCGGCTTGGGCGGCGCGGACGTCACCGCGGCCCTGGTGCTGGGCCAGTCCTGGCTCGAGGTCCCCGAAGCCATCGCCGTGGACTACGAGGGCGAGCCTCCGTTCGGCATGAGTGGCAAGGACATCATCCTGAAGACGCTGGGGGACCTGGGCCGCAACACCGTGGCCCTGGAGCGCAGCGTGGAGTACCGCGGCCCCGCGGTGCGCGCGTTCTCCACGGACATGCGCTTCACCATCGCCAACATGACCGCGGAGTTCGGAGGGCTCAACGGCATCTTCGAGGCGGACGAGACCACGGCCCGTTGGCTCTCCCGCCGGAGCAGTGACAAGCACGAGGCGCTCTACTTCCAGGCGGATCCGGATGCGCCCTACGTGGCGCGTCACGCGATCCACCTGAGCCGATTGGGGCCGCAGCTGGCCCGGCCCTTCTCTCCCGACAACGTGATGGAGGTCAGCGGCGCGGTGGGCATGGCGCTGGATGGCTGCTTCATCGGCGCCTGCACCACCTCGGAGGAGGAGCTGGTCCTGGCCGCCCTTGTGCTCGAACAAGCCCTCCAGGGCCGCGCTCCCCTGCCCCCCTCCTCCCAGAAGCGGGTGGTGCCCGGAGATCTCTCCATCGCCGAGCACCTCCGCCAGGCGGGGCTGTGGGCGATCTACGAGAAGGCAGGCTTCCGGGTGGGCGCGCCCGGCTGCTCCATGTGTCTGGGCATCGCCTCCGAGAAAGCGCGGCCCGGCGAGGTCTGGCTGTCCTCACAGAACCGCAACTACGAGAACCGGATGGGGCCGGGCTCCCTGGCCTGGCTGGCCTCGGCGGCGACGGTGGCGGCCTCCTCCGTGTCGATGACGGTGACCGATCCCCGCCCCTTCCTGGAGCGCATCTCCCAAGACAGGTTCCTCCGGATCCTGGGGCGCCCAAGCCGCTACCACGCCCTGGCGCTGCGTGCCTCCGAGCCCACGGTGGCCGTGGCGGCCTCTCCCCAGGCCCCGGTCCCCGTGCCCACGCCCTCGGGAACCCGGCTGACGGGCCGGGTCCAGCGGTTTGGCGATCACGTGGACACCGACGCCATCATCCCCGGCGAGTTCTGCCACCTCATGGACATGGAAGAGATTGGCCGCCGCGCCTTCCACCATGTCCGGCCCGAGTTCCACGCGCGGGCCCAGGCCGGGCAGACCCTGGTGGTGGCGGGAGAGGGCTGGGGCTCGGGCAGCTCGCGCGAGCACGCGGTGTGGGCGCTCCAGGGCGCGGGAATCCAGGCCGTCATCGCGCGCAGCTACGGCTTCATCCACAAGCGGAACCTCGTCAACGAAGGGCTCCCGTACCTCGTGGTGCGCGCACCGGCGTTCCACGCGCTCGTGGCGGAAGACGACGCGCTGGAGGTGGATCTCGCGGCCGGGACCGTGCGCCACCTCGCCTCGGGGCAAACCTTCGAGGCGGAGCGGCCCAGCGCCATCGTGCAAGCGCTCCACCACGAGGGCGGGCTCACCGCGGCCATTCAGCGGCACGGCGCCCAGGTCTTCGAAGCCCTGAGCACGAAGTGACAGCGTGAATCGAGCGGAGACACCATGAGCAGCCTCGCCCTCCTTCCCAGCCAGAAGCCGCCGGAGACCCGGGAGGGCGCCGCCCGGGTACCGCCCGAGTCCCTCATCTACGACTGGAACCAGGTCGAGGCGCCCCCCCGTCCCCCGCAGCCCTTTGGGTTGATCGATGAGACGCTGCGCGATGGCATCCAGTCCCCCTCCGCGACGAACCCCTCCCTCGAGGACAAGCTGGAGCTGATCGAGCTCATGCAGGCCATCGGGGTGGACGCGGTGAACCTCGGCATGCCCTGCGCCAGCCCCCGGGCCCTGGCGGACGTGGTGGCGATGAGCCGCCACATCCAGGCGCGGCGACTGACCCTCACCCCCGCCGTGGCGGCCCGAACGGTGCTCAGCGACGTCGAGAAGGTCATCGACGCGGTCCAACAGGGCGGCATGCCGCTGACGCTCTATGTCTTCATCGGCGCGTCGTCGCTCCGGCAATGGGCCGAGGGGTGGAGCCTGGACTTCCTGGCCAGCGCCTCCGCCCACACCATCGGCTTCGCCGTGCGCGAAGGGCTCGAAGTCGCCTTCGTCACGGAAGACACGAGCCGCTCCTCCCCGGAGATTCTGGATCGGCTCTTCCGCACGGCCCTGGGCCAGGGCGCGCGCCGCCTCGTGCTGTGCGACACCGTGGGGCATGCCACCCCCGCGGGCGCCCGGGCCCTGGTGCGGTGGACCCGCCAGCTCATCGCCAGCACGGGCTGCCCCGGACAAGTGGAATGGCACGGCCACAATGACCGGGGGTTGGGCCTGGACAACGCCCTGGCCGCGCTGAGCGCGGGGGCCGATCGCCTTCAAGCCTGTGGCCTCGGCGTGGGCGAGCGCGTGGGCAACACCGCCATGGATGTGTTGCTGCTCAACCTCAAGCTGTTGGGCTGGTACACGCACGATCTGTCCCGGCTGGCCGACTACACGCGCAAGGTCTCCGAGGCCCTGCGCATCCCCATCCCCTTCAACCATCCGCTCTCCGGAGAGGATGCCTTCCGCACCGGCACCGGCGTCCATGCCGCCGCGCTCATCAAGGCCCTGGGAAGGGGCGGAGGCCGGCTGGCGGACCACCTCTATTCCAGCGTTCCCGCCCAGGAGTTCGGCCGCGAGCAGCGAATCGAGGTGGGCTTCATGAGCGGGTTGAGCAACGTGCGCTTCTGGCTCCAGTCGCGAGGGCTGCCCTCGGACGAGGCGCTCTGCCAGGAGGTGCTCTGCTGGGCCAAGGAGCGCGACAGCCTCCCCCGGGAAGAAGAGATCCTCCAGGTGGTGGAGACCCACCGCCGCCGGAGACAGTCAGCGGGGTAGCCCTACCCCGAGGCCTCCAGGTGCCCGAGCACCGCCTCCGTCACCTCGGCGGTGGAGAGCGAACCGCCGAGATCCCCCGTCACCTGGCCCTGGCGGATCGCCCGCGCGACGGCGCCCTCCAGGCGGGCCGCCGCTTTCGAGTGGCCCAGCTCCTCCAGCATCAGCCCCGCCGTGAGGAACATGGCCATGGGATTCACCCGCCCCTGGCCCACGAGATCCGGAGCGGAGCCATGCACCGGCTCGAAGAGGGGGGTGGAGTCCGGGTTGAGGTTGGCCGAGGCGCCCAGCCCCAACCCTCCCACCAGGGCCGCCCCCAAGTCCGTGAGAATGTCTCCGAAGAGGTTGGTGGTGACGATGACCTCGAAGGCCTCGGGCCGCTGCACGAGTTGGAGCGCCAGGTTGTCCACATAGAGGTGGCGGGCCTCGATGTCCGGGTACTCCGCGGCCACCTCCCGGAAGACACGCAGCCAGAGCTGGTGAGCGGGGATGGCATTGGACTTGTCCCCCAGGGCCACGCGCCGCTTCCCCTTCCGGCGGGCCCACGCGAAGGCCGCGCGAACCAGGCGCTCCACCCCTCGGCGGGTGTTGACCTCCGTGGAGATGGCCACTTCTTCACCAGTTTGTGGCTTCAGGAAGCCACCGATGCCGTTGTATTGGCCCTCCGTATTTTCCCGGAACACCACGAAATCAATCTGCTCCGCGCGCTTCCCCTTCAGGGGACAAAGTGCTTCCGCATAGAGGCGGCACGGGCGAAAATTGATGTAGAGGTCCAAGCCGAAGCGCAAGCCCAGGAGCAACTCCCGCGCGTGTGCCCCATCGGGGATGCGTGCATCCCCGACCGCCCCAAAGAGAATGGCAGCGTAATCCTCGCGAAATGTTTCAAGCTGCCCAGCAGGCAGCGCCACGCCTGTTTTCAGATACCGCTCGGCCCCGAAATCGAATGAATCGAACACGAGCCCCAGGCCCTCAGAGACGTTCAAGACCTGAAGGAGGCGCAGCGCGGGCGCCATCACCTCGGCGCCCACACCATCTCCTGGAATCACCGCGATGCGTGTCATGCTGGATCTCCCCTCCTGGCCTCAGGCCAGCGCCCCCGGCAGGCCGCGCAGCCACTGACTTTTCAGTATCCTTTCCACCGGCTTATACTTTTCTTGCATCAATTGACGGCGGCCCTCGTCGAGTCAGGAATCCAGCATGGGAGAACGTACCCCCCGTCCCCGCGTGGCGCTGCTTCAACTGCTGAACGGCGCCTGGGTGACCCAAGCGCTCCACGCCGCCGCGAAGCTGCGGCTGGCGGACTTCCTGGCCGCGGGGCCGTTGCCGGTGGAGGAGTTGGCCCGGCAGGCGGGCACCGAGACGCAGACCACCGCCCGGCTGCTGCGCACGCTGGCGATGTTTGGCGTCTTCAGCGAGGTGGCGCCGGACCAGTTCGCGCTCACGCCCATGTCCGAGCACCTGCGCTCGGATCGCCCGGACAGCCTGTACCACTGGGCCCTCATGCAGGGAGAAGCCTGGCACTGGCAGGCCTGGGGGGGCCTGGCCGAGAACGTCCGCACGGGCCACACCGCCTTCGAGCTCAAACACCAGCTCCCGCTGTTCGAGTTCCTCGACCAGCAGCCCGAGGCGGCCACGCTCTTCAACTCGGCCATGGCGGAGATGTCCTCCCTGGCAGTGAAGGCCATCGTGCAAAGCTATGACTTCTCGGCCTTCCGGCGCGTGGCCGACGTCGGAGGCGGAGAAGGCATCCTGCTCCAGCACCTGCTCGAGGCCCATGCCTCGGTGCACGGGGTCCTCTTCGATCGCCCCGCGGCGCTGGACAAGGCACGGGCCCGGCTGAAGGGCACGCCCCTGGAAAGCCGCATCGAGTACCAGAGCGGCAACTTCTTCGAGACGGTCCCCTCCGGCGCGGACGCCTACGTGCTGAAGCACATCCTGCACGACTGGAACGATGTTCAGGCGGGCAAGGTGCTCCGCGCCTGCCGGGCCCAGCTTCCGCGCCAGGGCCGGCTGCTCGCCATCGAGTACGTGCTCCCCGCCGGAGATGCCTTCTCTCCTGGAAAGCTGTTGGATCTTGAGATGATGGTGGTGTGCGGGGGACAAGAACGGACCCTGGAGCACTGGAAGTCACTGATGGCAGACAACGGTTTGACGCTGGATCGGGTGATTGCCACCCCTTCGGGCGTCTCCATCATCGAGGCGAGCCCGGCATGAGCCCTACCCCCCCCCCGACCCCCATGGAGAAGCTGGAGTTCTTCTCGGCCATCGTGCTCGTCTCGAAGGACACGCGAAGGCTGGCCGCGTTCTACCGCGACACGCTGGGCCTGCCGCTGGAGGAGGAGATCCACCCGGACTCCGACGTCCACTACGCCTGCGAGGTGGGAGACATCCACTTCGCCATCT encodes the following:
- a CDS encoding alpha-ketoacid dehydrogenase subunit beta; the protein is MPLLSLVQAVNDALRLEMRRNPDVVVLGEDVGRLGGVFRATAGLQEEFGPGRVVDTPLSEGGIIGAAIGMALYGLKPVPEIQFADFLFPAVDQLVNELAKLRYRSGGQYTAPMVIRAPYGGGVKGGLYHSQSPEALFIHTAGLKVVVPSTPYDAKGLLLAALRQPDPILFFEPKRLYRSLKQEVPEGDYTLELGRAQVIRSGQALTVIAWGAMLHEAMTAADQAQALGIGCELIDLRTLWPLDIDCVQESVRKTGRALIVHEAPRTCGLGAELAALIQERCFLSLEAPVRRVTGWDTPFPYALEKDYLPRAPRILQGIQETVAFQA
- a CDS encoding thiamine pyrophosphate-dependent dehydrogenase E1 component subunit alpha, which encodes MATFEPTPLTQAPLLAVYRAMLQSRLMDERLVSLQRQGRIGFYGTGMGQEATCIASAFALRPTDWLFPGLRENAAMLLRGYPLVPYLAQLFGNSGDEAKGRQMPAHQFSRRVNQVSWSSCIGTQLPQAVGAAWAARRKGHDTVVLACLGDGATSTGDFHAAMNFAGVLQAPAVFLCQNNHWSISLHISQQTKSETLALKASAYGFPGVRVDGNDAEAVYAATSAAVARARAGAGPSFIEAVTYRVGPHSSSDDPTLYQDAQEVEAWRAKDPLERLRARLIERAAWDTARDEALRAELLSELNAALLEAEALPPVPPESLFDDVYAEEPWHLAEQRREFLRAPRGTTD
- a CDS encoding LeuD/DmdB family oxidoreductase small subunit, producing MDTPPPPMTLTQKILAHHARGLSRPWVQAGDILQLRVDWTLASELSWNGMERTYQRLGRPGVHDPGRFFLAVDHTVDEVALRTDAKAQHLTQQARAFAQEAGLRHFQDANVTILHTKFYRELVQPGQVVLGADSHTSSHGGLGAFAIGLGGADVTAALVLGQSWLEVPEAIAVDYEGEPPFGMSGKDIILKTLGDLGRNTVALERSVEYRGPAVRAFSTDMRFTIANMTAEFGGLNGIFEADETTARWLSRRSSDKHEALYFQADPDAPYVARHAIHLSRLGPQLARPFSPDNVMEVSGAVGMALDGCFIGACTTSEEELVLAALVLEQALQGRAPLPPSSQKRVVPGDLSIAEHLRQAGLWAIYEKAGFRVGAPGCSMCLGIASEKARPGEVWLSSQNRNYENRMGPGSLAWLASAATVAASSVSMTVTDPRPFLERISQDRFLRILGRPSRYHALALRASEPTVAVAASPQAPVPVPTPSGTRLTGRVQRFGDHVDTDAIIPGEFCHLMDMEEIGRRAFHHVRPEFHARAQAGQTLVVAGEGWGSGSSREHAVWALQGAGIQAVIARSYGFIHKRNLVNEGLPYLVVRAPAFHALVAEDDALEVDLAAGTVRHLASGQTFEAERPSAIVQALHHEGGLTAAIQRHGAQVFEALSTK
- a CDS encoding LeuA family protein; protein product: MSSLALLPSQKPPETREGAARVPPESLIYDWNQVEAPPRPPQPFGLIDETLRDGIQSPSATNPSLEDKLELIELMQAIGVDAVNLGMPCASPRALADVVAMSRHIQARRLTLTPAVAARTVLSDVEKVIDAVQQGGMPLTLYVFIGASSLRQWAEGWSLDFLASASAHTIGFAVREGLEVAFVTEDTSRSSPEILDRLFRTALGQGARRLVLCDTVGHATPAGARALVRWTRQLIASTGCPGQVEWHGHNDRGLGLDNALAALSAGADRLQACGLGVGERVGNTAMDVLLLNLKLLGWYTHDLSRLADYTRKVSEALRIPIPFNHPLSGEDAFRTGTGVHAAALIKALGRGGGRLADHLYSSVPAQEFGREQRIEVGFMSGLSNVRFWLQSRGLPSDEALCQEVLCWAKERDSLPREEEILQVVETHRRRRQSAG
- a CDS encoding isocitrate/isopropylmalate dehydrogenase family protein; protein product: MTRIAVIPGDGVGAEVMAPALRLLQVLNVSEGLGLVFDSFDFGAERYLKTGVALPAGQLETFREDYAAILFGAVGDARIPDGAHARELLLGLRFGLDLYINFRPCRLYAEALCPLKGKRAEQIDFVVFRENTEGQYNGIGGFLKPQTGEEVAISTEVNTRRGVERLVRAAFAWARRKGKRRVALGDKSNAIPAHQLWLRVFREVAAEYPDIEARHLYVDNLALQLVQRPEAFEVIVTTNLFGDILTDLGAALVGGLGLGASANLNPDSTPLFEPVHGSAPDLVGQGRVNPMAMFLTAGLMLEELGHSKAAARLEGAVARAIRQGQVTGDLGGSLSTAEVTEAVLGHLEASG
- a CDS encoding methyltransferase is translated as MGERTPRPRVALLQLLNGAWVTQALHAAAKLRLADFLAAGPLPVEELARQAGTETQTTARLLRTLAMFGVFSEVAPDQFALTPMSEHLRSDRPDSLYHWALMQGEAWHWQAWGGLAENVRTGHTAFELKHQLPLFEFLDQQPEAATLFNSAMAEMSSLAVKAIVQSYDFSAFRRVADVGGGEGILLQHLLEAHASVHGVLFDRPAALDKARARLKGTPLESRIEYQSGNFFETVPSGADAYVLKHILHDWNDVQAGKVLRACRAQLPRQGRLLAIEYVLPAGDAFSPGKLLDLEMMVVCGGQERTLEHWKSLMADNGLTLDRVIATPSGVSIIEASPA